A single region of the Yersinia entomophaga genome encodes:
- a CDS encoding DNA topoisomerase III, with translation MQLFIAEKPSLARAIADILPKPHKRGDGFIACGNQHVVTWCVGHLLEQAQPDAYDSRYARWSLADLPIIPEKWQLKPRPSVSKQLNVIKQLLQQADEVVHAGDPDREGQLLVDEVLDYLGLAAEKRQNVRRCLINDLNPQAVERAVSRLRDNKEFIPLCVSALARSRADWLYGINMTRAYTILGRNAGYDGVLSVGRVQTPVLGLVVRRDEEIEDFVPKDFFEVKAHIVTPADERFVALWQPSDSCESYQDEEGRLLHRPLAEHVVNRITGQPARVTSYNDKRESETAPLPFSLSTLQIEAAKRFGLSAQQVLDVCQRLYETHKLITYPRSDSRYLPEEHFAGRHSVLNAISVHLPDLQPPAVMDSDRRNRCWDDKKVDAHHAIIPTARSSKVSLTQDEAKVYTLVATQYLMQFCPDAMFRKCVIELDIAGGKFIAKARFLAEAGWRTLLGSKERDEENEGSPLPVVAQGDELLCEKGEVVERQTQPPRPFTDASLLSAMTGIARFVQDKELKKVLRATDGLGTEATRAGIIELLFKRTFLFKKGRYIHASPAGRALIHALPDIAARPDMTAHWESTLTQISEKNCRYQDFMQPLVVTLQNLIYQAKQNRTPQAFRGLPAAPAVPAKKSKKTSVKAKESKS, from the coding sequence ATGCAACTGTTTATTGCCGAAAAACCCAGTCTGGCCCGCGCTATTGCCGATATCTTGCCGAAACCCCATAAGCGGGGGGACGGCTTTATTGCCTGTGGTAATCAACACGTTGTCACCTGGTGCGTCGGGCATTTGCTCGAACAGGCGCAGCCGGATGCCTACGATAGTCGCTATGCGCGATGGTCATTGGCCGATCTACCGATTATTCCTGAAAAGTGGCAATTGAAGCCGCGGCCTTCGGTCAGCAAACAGCTTAACGTTATCAAACAGTTGTTACAGCAGGCTGATGAAGTCGTCCACGCGGGCGACCCGGATCGCGAAGGGCAGCTTTTGGTCGATGAGGTGTTGGATTATCTGGGATTAGCGGCGGAAAAACGACAGAATGTGCGGCGCTGCCTGATAAACGATCTCAACCCGCAGGCGGTAGAGCGGGCAGTTTCTCGTCTACGCGATAACAAAGAGTTTATTCCGCTGTGCGTTTCCGCTCTGGCGCGCTCACGGGCTGATTGGCTATACGGCATCAATATGACTCGCGCTTATACCATTCTGGGTCGTAATGCGGGTTACGACGGCGTGCTGTCCGTTGGCCGGGTGCAAACGCCGGTTCTGGGGCTGGTCGTCCGGCGGGACGAAGAAATTGAAGACTTTGTACCCAAGGATTTCTTTGAGGTTAAGGCTCATATTGTTACGCCGGCCGATGAACGCTTTGTTGCCTTGTGGCAGCCAAGCGATTCCTGTGAATCCTATCAGGATGAGGAAGGTCGCTTACTGCACCGTCCCTTAGCTGAGCACGTCGTCAACCGGATCACTGGCCAGCCGGCGCGGGTGACATCCTATAATGATAAACGGGAATCAGAAACCGCACCTTTACCGTTTTCCCTGTCTACGCTGCAAATCGAGGCCGCCAAGCGTTTTGGCCTTAGCGCTCAACAGGTGCTGGATGTGTGCCAGCGTTTATACGAAACCCACAAACTTATTACTTATCCTCGCTCGGATAGCCGTTATCTGCCGGAAGAGCATTTTGCCGGTCGTCATTCGGTGTTGAATGCAATCAGCGTGCATCTACCGGATTTACAGCCGCCAGCGGTGATGGACAGCGATCGCCGCAATCGTTGCTGGGACGATAAGAAAGTGGATGCGCACCATGCGATTATTCCTACTGCCCGCTCCAGCAAGGTTTCATTGACGCAGGATGAAGCCAAGGTCTATACCTTGGTCGCTACTCAGTATCTGATGCAATTCTGTCCCGACGCGATGTTCCGCAAATGCGTGATTGAACTGGATATTGCCGGAGGAAAATTTATCGCCAAAGCTCGTTTTCTGGCCGAGGCGGGCTGGCGTACGCTATTGGGCAGCAAAGAGCGAGACGAGGAAAACGAAGGTTCACCGCTGCCGGTGGTTGCTCAAGGGGACGAATTGCTGTGTGAAAAGGGCGAGGTGGTAGAGCGACAAACGCAACCGCCGCGGCCTTTTACCGATGCAAGTTTATTGTCTGCCATGACGGGCATAGCGCGCTTTGTGCAGGATAAAGAACTGAAAAAAGTCCTGCGCGCGACCGATGGTTTAGGGACAGAAGCGACTCGCGCGGGCATCATTGAACTGTTATTTAAACGCACTTTCCTATTTAAAAAAGGGCGTTACATTCATGCCAGCCCTGCGGGAAGGGCGTTGATCCATGCGTTGCCGGATATTGCCGCTCGACCCGATATGACGGCGCACTGGGAGTCGACTTTGACGCAAATCAGTGAGAAAAACTGTCGTTATCAGGATTTTATGCAACCATTAGTGGTAACGCTGCAAAATTTAATTTATCAGGCAAAGCAGAACCGAACGCCTCAGGCGTTTCGTGGTTTACCGGCTGCGCCGGCCGTTCCGGCTAAAAAAAGTAAAAAAACCAGCGTGAAGGCAAAGGAGAGTAAATCATGA
- the selD gene encoding selenide, water dikinase SelD gives MTSPAIRLTQYSHGAGCGCKISPKVLETILHSDQQKFFDPRLLVGNETRDDAAVYDIGSGVGIISTTDFFMPIVDDPFDFGRIAATNAISDIYAMGGKPIMAIAILGWPIDKLAPEVARRVIEGGRHVCAQAGISLAGGHSIDAPEPIFGLAVTGVVSTEQVKKNSAAQAGCKLFLTKPLGIGVLTTAEKKSKLRPEHQGVATETMCQLNKSGADFAHIAGVTAMTDVTGFGLLGHLSEICQGSGVQATLHFSAIPKLPAVVEYIEEGCVPGGTQRNFDSYGHLIGQMSDLQRKLLCDPQTSGGLLLAVLPAAENEVHAVAERYGMMLSPIGELTAPRTDRALIEICE, from the coding sequence ATGACATCGCCAGCGATACGTCTTACGCAATATAGCCACGGAGCCGGATGCGGCTGCAAAATCTCGCCGAAAGTGCTGGAAACCATTTTGCACTCCGATCAGCAGAAATTCTTCGATCCGCGGCTATTGGTGGGTAATGAAACCCGGGACGATGCGGCGGTGTACGATATTGGCAGCGGTGTCGGTATTATCAGCACCACGGATTTCTTTATGCCGATCGTGGATGATCCCTTCGATTTTGGCCGTATTGCTGCCACTAATGCGATCAGCGATATCTATGCCATGGGGGGGAAACCTATTATGGCGATTGCGATTCTTGGCTGGCCGATCGATAAATTGGCGCCGGAAGTGGCGCGTCGGGTGATTGAAGGTGGGCGACACGTTTGCGCTCAGGCGGGTATTTCGCTGGCCGGTGGGCATTCTATCGATGCGCCAGAGCCGATTTTTGGTCTGGCAGTGACCGGCGTGGTCAGTACCGAACAGGTGAAGAAAAACAGCGCCGCACAGGCAGGCTGCAAGCTGTTTTTGACCAAACCCTTAGGCATTGGCGTTCTGACAACGGCGGAAAAGAAAAGTAAATTACGGCCGGAGCATCAAGGCGTTGCAACTGAAACTATGTGCCAATTGAATAAATCAGGCGCTGATTTTGCTCACATTGCCGGCGTTACCGCGATGACCGACGTGACCGGTTTCGGCCTATTGGGGCATTTAAGCGAAATCTGTCAGGGTTCCGGTGTGCAGGCAACGCTACATTTTTCGGCGATTCCCAAATTGCCTGCGGTGGTTGAATATATTGAAGAAGGCTGTGTGCCGGGGGGGACGCAGCGTAACTTTGACAGCTACGGTCATCTGATCGGGCAGATGTCTGATTTACAAAGAAAACTGTTGTGCGATCCTCAAACCTCCGGTGGCCTGCTACTGGCAGTATTACCGGCGGCTGAAAATGAGGTTCATGCCGTAGCTGAGCGCTATGGCATGATGCTTAGCCCGATAGGGGAACTGACTGCACCGCGCACCGATCGCGCCTTAATTGAGATTTGCGAATGA
- a CDS encoding pyrimidine (deoxy)nucleoside triphosphate diphosphatase, whose protein sequence is MKLIDVVAAIIQHQDKILLAQRDESSDQAGLWEFPGGKVEPGESQPQALRRELAEELDIDAKISGYVASHQRDLPDRRICLHAWRVEEFYGEPQMHCHSALIWVTPEQALNYPLAPADIPLLEAFISQRTTK, encoded by the coding sequence ATGAAACTTATCGACGTGGTTGCCGCTATCATTCAGCATCAGGACAAAATCCTGCTGGCTCAGCGAGATGAAAGCAGCGATCAGGCCGGTTTGTGGGAGTTTCCCGGAGGAAAGGTTGAGCCAGGTGAAAGCCAGCCGCAGGCGTTACGACGCGAATTAGCAGAAGAATTGGACATTGACGCCAAAATTTCCGGTTACGTTGCCAGCCACCAGCGAGATTTACCCGATCGCAGAATTTGTTTACATGCCTGGCGCGTAGAGGAATTTTACGGAGAACCCCAGATGCATTGCCATTCGGCTTTAATCTGGGTCACTCCGGAGCAAGCACTAAATTATCCGTTGGCTCCGGCGGATATTCCTTTACTGGAAGCCTTTATCAGCCAACGGACAACCAAATAG
- a CDS encoding LysR family transcriptional regulator, with the protein MFLSRKLEAFMAVVEYGSLSKAARVMNRTTPPVAKSIKDFESIIGKKLFKREKFGMSLTHDGEVLYNDLKDLHQQDKEITSKHLTGHVSNAVNIYYDWGKVDSLTKIWEVAEKNNIHASIIRFCYEMIDDICDFDGNSLIISSEKILCDRFSLIKEACDTGLGVYARKEIIGENSDIINLLRSNTWLCNPILYKSEFIKSLEEEVKKSVSKVSIRQVDNLNCCLSFINSGNYVCITDSIIDSFAVCNKLGFVNLKDHFGDHKFYFYKSRSHSSVLNGLIDFVKAIN; encoded by the coding sequence ATGTTTTTATCTAGAAAACTAGAGGCATTTATGGCGGTTGTGGAATACGGTTCTTTAAGTAAAGCGGCGCGAGTTATGAATCGCACTACGCCACCCGTAGCCAAATCGATTAAAGACTTTGAAAGTATTATAGGAAAGAAACTGTTCAAAAGAGAAAAATTTGGCATGAGCCTCACTCATGATGGAGAAGTGCTATATAATGATCTGAAGGATCTTCATCAGCAAGATAAAGAAATTACCAGCAAACATCTTACGGGGCATGTTTCTAATGCGGTGAATATTTATTACGATTGGGGTAAGGTGGATAGCTTAACAAAAATATGGGAAGTGGCAGAGAAGAACAATATACATGCAAGCATTATTAGATTTTGCTATGAAATGATTGATGATATTTGTGACTTTGACGGAAATAGCTTGATTATCTCTTCAGAGAAAATTCTTTGCGACAGATTTTCTCTCATTAAAGAAGCCTGTGATACCGGTTTGGGGGTTTATGCCCGTAAGGAAATTATTGGTGAAAATTCAGATATTATCAATTTATTACGTAGCAATACTTGGCTATGCAATCCAATACTGTATAAGAGCGAATTTATAAAATCGTTAGAAGAAGAGGTGAAGAAGTCTGTGAGCAAAGTTAGCATCAGACAGGTAGATAATTTAAATTGTTGCCTGAGTTTTATCAATTCTGGTAATTATGTTTGTATTACTGACTCGATTATCGATAGTTTTGCCGTTTGTAATAAACTAGGTTTTGTTAACCTTAAAGATCACTTTGGCGATCATAAGTTCTACTTTTATAAATCCAGATCGCATTCCAGCGTGCTCAATGGGTTAATAGACTTTGTAAAAGCAATAAACTGA
- the xthA gene encoding exodeoxyribonuclease III — MKFVSFNINGLRARPHQLAAIIEQHQPDVIGLQETKVHDDMFPLEEVSQHGYHVFYHGQKGHYGVALLTKQQPLAVRRGFPTDEEDAQRRIIMADLETPQGVLTVINGYFPQGESRDHPTKFPAKERFYQDLQSYLEKELSPEAQVLIMGDINISPTDLDIGIGEDNRKRWLRTGKCSFLPEEREWLARLQNWGLVDTFRAANPDCHDRYSWFDYRSRGFDENRGLRIDVVLATQSLADRCISTGIDYEIRSMEKPSDHAPIWSEFSL; from the coding sequence ATGAAATTTGTCTCTTTTAATATCAATGGTCTACGTGCCCGCCCTCATCAATTAGCGGCGATCATCGAACAACATCAGCCGGACGTTATTGGGCTACAAGAAACCAAAGTTCACGATGATATGTTCCCTCTTGAAGAAGTTAGCCAGCATGGCTATCACGTGTTTTATCATGGCCAAAAAGGCCATTATGGCGTCGCTCTGCTCACCAAGCAGCAACCGCTGGCAGTGCGCCGTGGTTTCCCAACCGATGAAGAAGATGCCCAGCGCCGGATTATTATGGCCGATCTGGAAACGCCACAGGGTGTTTTAACCGTCATTAACGGTTATTTTCCACAGGGCGAAAGCCGCGATCATCCGACTAAATTCCCGGCAAAAGAACGTTTTTATCAGGATCTACAAAGCTATTTGGAAAAAGAATTAAGCCCGGAGGCGCAGGTTTTAATCATGGGCGATATCAATATTAGCCCAACGGATTTAGATATCGGCATCGGTGAAGACAACCGTAAGCGCTGGTTGCGCACCGGAAAATGTTCGTTCTTACCGGAAGAGCGGGAATGGTTAGCCCGTTTGCAAAACTGGGGGCTGGTCGATACTTTCCGCGCCGCCAACCCTGATTGTCATGATCGTTACTCCTGGTTCGATTATCGCTCTCGCGGCTTTGATGAAAACCGCGGGCTGCGCATTGATGTTGTGCTAGCGACTCAATCACTTGCAGACCGCTGCATTTCTACCGGTATTGATTACGAGATCCGCAGTATGGAAAAACCGTCCGATCACGCCCCGATCTGGTCTGAGTTTTCTCTATAA
- a CDS encoding YchJ family protein, whose protein sequence is MTESCPCGSRINYELCCEPYILGAKVAATPGILMRSRYSAYVKEDVNYLVGTWHPDCHAEKWRDNIAEGFAGTQWLGLTVREEAAGSHPDEGFVEFVARFKEGNSGAISMMHERSRFLRLNERWYYIDGIRPQVGRNDSCPCGSGKKYKKCCG, encoded by the coding sequence TTGACAGAGTCTTGCCCCTGCGGAAGCCGTATAAATTACGAACTTTGCTGCGAACCCTATATTCTCGGCGCTAAAGTAGCAGCTACGCCTGGCATTCTGATGCGTTCGCGCTACAGCGCTTATGTCAAAGAAGACGTCAATTATTTGGTAGGTACCTGGCATCCCGATTGCCATGCAGAAAAATGGCGTGACAATATCGCAGAGGGTTTTGCAGGCACGCAGTGGTTGGGTTTAACCGTTAGAGAAGAAGCGGCCGGTTCCCATCCAGATGAAGGATTTGTCGAGTTTGTTGCCCGATTTAAAGAAGGCAATAGCGGTGCCATTTCGATGATGCATGAACGTTCGCGCTTCCTTCGTTTAAATGAACGCTGGTACTATATTGATGGAATACGCCCTCAGGTCGGCAGGAACGACAGTTGTCCTTGCGGTTCAGGCAAAAAATATAAGAAATGCTGCGGATGA
- a CDS encoding DUF1496 domain-containing protein translates to MKKTIMIGCLALSVLFCSTTWANRPNLGNNVDVVVPLPPDMWNNAGTRGTNNNNCPRCCVYQNQNYSEGAVLRVEGEILQCVRDPNVTGTHPLIWKRLPR, encoded by the coding sequence ATGAAAAAAACCATAATGATAGGGTGCCTCGCGTTGAGCGTTTTATTCTGCAGCACGACTTGGGCAAACCGCCCAAACCTGGGAAATAACGTGGATGTGGTGGTGCCTTTGCCTCCGGACATGTGGAATAACGCCGGTACGCGTGGAACCAATAATAATAACTGTCCCCGCTGCTGCGTTTATCAAAATCAGAATTACTCGGAAGGGGCAGTTTTGCGGGTGGAAGGCGAGATATTGCAGTGTGTGCGGGATCCGAACGTCACCGGAACCCATCCACTGATTTGGAAACGACTTCCTCGTTAA
- the purU gene encoding formyltetrahydrofolate deformylase, which produces MPHQNIQRKVLRTICPDAKGLIAKITNICYKHQLNIVQNNEFVDHLTGRFFMRTELEGIFNDTTLLADLDDALPEGTSRELHTAGRRRIVIMVTKEAHCLGDLLMKSAYGGLDVEIAAVIGNHDSLRHLVERFDIPFHLVSHEGLTRDQHDQQLITQIDQYQPDYVVLAKYMRVLTPAFVQRYPYQIINIHHSFLPAFIGARPYHQAYERGVKIIGATAHYVNDSLDEGPIIMQDVIHVDHSYTAEDMMRAGRDVEKNVLSRALYRVLAQRVFVYGNRTVIL; this is translated from the coding sequence ATGCCACACCAGAATATACAAAGAAAAGTATTACGTACCATTTGTCCTGATGCCAAAGGGTTAATCGCCAAGATCACCAATATTTGTTACAAGCATCAGCTTAATATTGTTCAAAATAATGAGTTTGTAGATCATCTGACCGGGCGCTTCTTTATGCGCACCGAACTGGAAGGGATCTTTAACGACACAACGTTGCTCGCCGATTTGGATGATGCACTGCCCGAAGGTACCAGCCGCGAGCTGCATACTGCAGGGCGCAGACGCATTGTTATCATGGTCACCAAAGAAGCTCATTGCCTTGGCGACCTGTTAATGAAAAGCGCTTATGGTGGACTGGATGTAGAAATCGCCGCCGTCATTGGTAACCATGATTCATTGCGACACCTGGTCGAGCGGTTTGATATCCCCTTCCATCTGGTTAGCCATGAAGGATTAACTCGGGATCAACACGATCAACAGCTGATTACGCAGATCGACCAATACCAACCTGATTATGTTGTTCTGGCCAAATATATGCGGGTATTAACTCCTGCCTTTGTACAGCGCTATCCATACCAAATTATCAATATCCATCATTCATTCCTGCCAGCTTTTATTGGTGCACGCCCTTATCATCAGGCTTATGAACGCGGCGTGAAAATTATTGGGGCAACGGCTCACTATGTAAATGACAGTCTGGATGAAGGCCCAATTATCATGCAGGACGTTATCCACGTCGATCATTCTTATACCGCTGAAGATATGATGCGTGCTGGCCGAGATGTGGAGAAAAACGTACTGAGCCGCGCACTTTATCGTGTTTTAGCGCAGCGCGTTTTTGTTTACGGTAATCGCACAGTTATTCTGTAA
- the rssA gene encoding patatin-like phospholipase RssA, with amino-acid sequence MRQIKVGLALGAGAAKGWAHIGVINALKKLDVEIDIIAGCSVGALVGAAQATQHMPELERWVRSFSYWDVIKLMDFSWRRGGLLRGERVFNTVGELLSIDDMSQCAIPFGAVATNLSTGRELWLTEGNIHQAIRASCSMPGLFSPVWLDGYWLVDGAVVNPVPVSLTRAMGADVVIAVDLQHDAHLMQQDLLSISMPTEETPSDMPQNWRSRLRDRIAHLAPKRSNTPPSAMEIMSTSIQVLENRLKRNRMAGDPPDVLIQPYCPQISTLDFHRANEAIAAGESAVERKLEQLVLLAKRRGKTQNGNKN; translated from the coding sequence ATGCGACAAATAAAGGTAGGTTTAGCTCTTGGTGCAGGTGCAGCAAAAGGATGGGCGCACATTGGTGTGATCAATGCGCTGAAAAAGCTGGATGTGGAAATTGATATCATCGCCGGTTGTTCGGTTGGTGCACTCGTTGGCGCGGCGCAGGCGACCCAGCACATGCCGGAACTGGAGCGTTGGGTCAGATCCTTCAGCTATTGGGATGTGATTAAACTGATGGATTTTTCATGGCGAAGGGGCGGATTACTGCGAGGTGAACGTGTATTTAATACGGTGGGCGAACTTCTTTCAATCGATGACATGAGCCAGTGCGCCATTCCTTTTGGGGCGGTAGCAACCAACCTGAGTACTGGTAGAGAGTTATGGCTTACTGAAGGCAATATCCATCAGGCCATTCGTGCATCCTGTAGCATGCCGGGATTGTTCTCCCCCGTTTGGCTTGACGGCTACTGGCTGGTGGATGGTGCGGTGGTGAATCCGGTTCCTGTTTCATTGACCAGGGCAATGGGGGCTGACGTGGTCATTGCCGTTGATTTACAGCACGACGCACATCTTATGCAGCAAGATCTGCTTTCTATCAGTATGCCAACGGAGGAAACTCCTTCCGATATGCCACAAAACTGGCGCAGTCGCCTACGTGATCGCATTGCCCATCTGGCACCAAAACGTTCGAATACGCCTCCGAGCGCGATGGAAATTATGTCTACCTCTATCCAGGTGTTAGAAAACCGCCTGAAACGTAACCGTATGGCCGGCGATCCACCTGATGTGCTGATTCAACCTTATTGCCCACAGATATCTACTTTAGATTTTCATCGGGCGAATGAAGCCATTGCTGCCGGTGAATCGGCGGTTGAGCGCAAACTTGAGCAATTAGTGCTTTTAGCTAAAAGAAGAGGAAAAACACAGAATGGAAATAAAAATTGA
- a CDS encoding NAD(P)H nitroreductase, whose protein sequence is MDALDLLLNRRSASRLTAPAPTGEALENIIHAGMRAPDHGALQPWRFVLIEGEGLGRFSELLQKAVRHDGSDDAVLEKAKMAPFRAPLIITVIAHVTENPKVPNWEQVVSAGCAVQAMQMAALAQGFNGIWRTGSWTHHSVVRAGFACREQDEIVGFLYLGTPQLKGSSKVTPPDVSTFVSHF, encoded by the coding sequence ATGGATGCGTTAGATTTGCTGCTTAACCGCCGTTCGGCCTCGCGTTTGACCGCCCCTGCGCCAACTGGCGAAGCGTTGGAAAATATCATTCACGCCGGTATGCGCGCTCCGGATCATGGTGCACTGCAACCCTGGCGTTTTGTGCTAATTGAAGGAGAAGGGTTGGGACGTTTCAGCGAATTGCTGCAAAAAGCAGTGCGCCATGATGGCTCCGACGATGCGGTACTGGAAAAGGCGAAAATGGCTCCTTTCCGCGCGCCACTGATTATTACCGTGATTGCCCATGTGACGGAAAACCCGAAAGTACCAAACTGGGAGCAGGTTGTTTCCGCCGGTTGTGCGGTGCAGGCAATGCAAATGGCTGCTCTGGCGCAAGGTTTTAACGGTATCTGGCGAACTGGCTCATGGACACATCATTCGGTGGTTCGGGCCGGTTTTGCCTGCCGTGAACAGGATGAAATTGTCGGTTTCCTCTATCTTGGCACACCGCAGTTAAAAGGTTCCAGTAAGGTGACGCCGCCGGATGTCAGCACCTTCGTTAGCCACTTTTAA
- the sppA gene encoding signal peptide peptidase SppA encodes MRTLWRIISGFFKWTWRLLNFVREFVLNLFLIFLIVVGVGIYLMVQSKPVEPVKGALLVNLTGVVVDTPAVNNKVMQFTREMLGASSNRLQENSLFDVVETLRRAKTDNNINGLVLSLSDFAGADQPSLQYIGKALREFRDSGKPIYAVGDSYNQQQYYLASFANKIYLSPQGSVDLKGFASNNLYYKSLLEKLKVTTNIFRVGTYKSAVEPMIRDDMSPAAREADTRWIGGMWNNYLTAVAANRQLTPEQLFPGAAGIISGLQQVGGDPAQYALEHKLVDQLASRPAVEAELIKTFGWDKQKNDYNSVSIYDYQPAPKVQQGEEIAVIFINGAIMDGPQTPGSVGGDNTAAQIREARLNPKIKAVVLRVNSPGGSVSASELIRSELAALRAANKPLVVSMGGMAASGGYWVSTPANYIIASPSTLTGSIGIFGVVNTYQDSLGALGVHTDGVATSPLADVAVTKNLPPEFAQMMQISIENGYKNFIDLVATSRHKTPEQVDAIAQGHVWLGLDAKNNGLVDQLGDFDDAVKKAAELAKLKTYQLNWYVDQPGFIDMLFGQMGASVHAVLPSVLQAWLPAPVSTLAMAVKDQPGFFTNLNDPQNRYALCLNCGDVR; translated from the coding sequence ATGCGCACTTTGTGGCGAATTATTAGCGGTTTTTTCAAGTGGACCTGGCGTCTACTTAATTTTGTCAGAGAATTCGTTCTTAACCTGTTCCTGATTTTCCTCATCGTTGTGGGCGTCGGTATTTATCTGATGGTCCAAAGCAAGCCGGTTGAACCGGTAAAAGGTGCTCTGCTGGTCAATCTGACCGGTGTGGTGGTAGATACGCCGGCAGTGAACAATAAAGTGATGCAGTTCACCCGCGAAATGTTAGGGGCATCGAGCAACCGTCTGCAGGAAAATTCGCTGTTCGACGTGGTGGAAACCCTTCGTCGGGCTAAAACCGATAACAATATCAATGGGCTCGTTTTGTCCCTGTCTGATTTTGCCGGTGCCGACCAGCCTTCTCTGCAATACATTGGCAAAGCGCTACGCGAATTCCGTGACAGTGGCAAGCCTATCTATGCCGTGGGTGATAGCTATAACCAGCAACAATATTATCTGGCCAGTTTCGCCAATAAAATCTACCTGTCTCCTCAAGGCTCGGTGGATCTAAAAGGCTTTGCCAGCAATAACCTGTACTACAAATCTCTGCTGGAAAAACTGAAAGTCACGACCAATATTTTCCGCGTCGGGACTTATAAATCCGCCGTGGAACCTATGATTCGCGATGATATGTCTCCGGCTGCGCGTGAAGCGGATACCCGCTGGATCGGCGGCATGTGGAATAACTATCTGACGGCAGTTGCCGCTAACCGCCAGCTCACTCCTGAACAACTGTTCCCCGGAGCGGCCGGTATTATCAGCGGCTTGCAGCAGGTTGGTGGCGATCCGGCGCAGTACGCGCTGGAACATAAACTGGTTGATCAGTTGGCCTCCCGTCCGGCGGTAGAAGCTGAATTGATCAAAACTTTCGGCTGGGACAAGCAAAAAAACGATTACAACTCCGTCAGTATTTACGATTACCAACCTGCTCCAAAAGTGCAGCAAGGTGAAGAAATCGCCGTTATCTTTATTAACGGGGCGATTATGGATGGTCCACAAACGCCCGGCAGCGTGGGCGGTGATAATACCGCGGCACAAATCCGTGAAGCGCGTTTGAATCCGAAAATCAAAGCGGTGGTATTGCGGGTAAATAGTCCGGGTGGCAGCGTCAGCGCCTCTGAGCTGATTCGCTCCGAACTGGCCGCGCTACGTGCCGCAAACAAACCGCTTGTCGTTTCTATGGGCGGGATGGCTGCATCCGGCGGTTACTGGGTATCCACCCCGGCGAACTACATTATCGCCAGCCCAAGCACCCTGACCGGTTCCATCGGCATCTTCGGCGTGGTCAACACCTATCAGGATTCGCTGGGTGCCTTGGGTGTCCATACCGACGGCGTAGCTACTTCGCCGCTGGCTGACGTGGCTGTCACCAAGAATTTGCCGCCTGAATTTGCTCAGATGATGCAAATCAGCATCGAGAATGGTTATAAGAACTTTATCGATCTGGTTGCTACCTCGCGCCATAAAACACCTGAGCAGGTTGATGCCATTGCTCAAGGACACGTCTGGTTAGGTTTAGATGCCAAAAACAACGGTTTGGTGGATCAACTGGGCGACTTCGATGACGCGGTGAAAAAAGCCGCCGAGCTGGCTAAGCTGAAAACCTACCAGCTGAACTGGTATGTCGATCAGCCGGGCTTCATCGATATGCTGTTTGGGCAAATGGGGGCGTCGGTTCACGCCGTGCTGCCTTCAGTGCTGCAAGCTTGGCTGCCAGCGCCAGTTTCCACGCTCGCCATGGCGGTAAAAGATCAACCGGGTTTCTTTACTAATCTGAACGATCCACAGAATCGCTATGCGCTTTGCCTGAATTGCGGTGATGTACGCTGA